AATTTAGGATGAGGTTTAGTTCTGCAATCTATTACTATAAACTCTTCAAAATCTGTGAGGATTGATAGTGGTGTTTGTGAGTTCCACCCGTATTTGTGTGTTTGAAGGTAGTAACCTGTATTGTCTTCCAGAAGTACAGCAGGTTTTTTTGCTTCAACAAAAAAGACTGGATTTTTAAAATCTGGTTCAAGGTAAAAGGCATAGTCTGCAAACTTTTTATTTTTGCTTCCTTCCTGTTTTTGGGTCAGTTCTAACTTGACTTCCTGTTTATAGGGGTTCTTTTGAAAATCGTGGGTAACATCCCACCCTAAAGCACTAAAGAACTTATTTATAAAATCCTCACGTACACGAGTTTCAGAGTAACTAGGGTTTTTATAATGGTTATATCCTGTTTCAAAATCATCAACTAAATCGGAAACTTTTTTATAGGCTTCTAAATAATTATCATTCATATAGTATGGGCTTGAAGCCATTTTAAAGTTTAAAGATATTAGAATTTATTTTGTTTATCTCCATTGCAAATTGTTTCGCCTTATCAAGCATAGACTGTTTGTTATAAGTGTCAAACATTCTGTTTTTAGATGGTTTGTCTGGATGGGTAACGTTTGAGACAATATTTTCTGGAATTTGATAATTCGCTAGTATTGATGTAAACGTCTTTTTTGCATCGTGGGTTGAGATTGCTTCAAAAAGTGGCTTTTTAAACTCGAATAAACCACTTTTATATGTATCTAGCTTTACATTTACTTCACGTTCCAAGCCTATAACTTCAAATAAGTCTTTAAGATTAGAATTGGTTTTTGAGTTTGCATAAAATTTGGGAAAAGTGCCATTGTAATTTTTTATAATCTCTGAAACTGGCTTTAGAATTGGGATAAAACATTCAGTGCCAGTTTTGTTATGTTTGCTATGAAAATAATCAAATGTAATTCCCTCAGAATTATAGGTTTGTATTGGCTCTTTATACAATACATTCATCGTTTCATTTCTGGATGCAGTAAGTGAAGCAATCAAAATATACTCCTTTGCATTTTGCAATGCTGTATCATGAGAAACGTTAGCGTCTATGATAGATTGAAGCTCATCTTCTCTAATATAAAGGTCTTTAGAGCTTTCAGAACGTTCAACCAATAAATTTTTTTGACTAGGATTGAAGTCTGATGTGAAGCCTTTTTCTAAGGCTTCTTTAAACAAACTAAGGAAGGACGTTTGCTTTTTACGTAAAGAGTTTTTTAAAAAGCCGTACTCCTTTATTATTTGTTTTTTCGGCTGATTTGGATTGTCAATTGAGTATTTGCCTTTTAGAATGGCATCAAGTGTGTCGAAGAAATTCCAGTAATTATCATCTGTAAAGGTTTCAAATCTTAAAGAATTTCCAGTTGCTAAATTATAGTTCTCTAAATCACGAGCTAGTGTATTGTATGTTTTGATGGTGCTGTTTTTTCTTCCCTTTTGAACACCTCTGCGAAGGTTATCTTTATCCTTAGCAATTCTAGAATTCAAATACTCTAAAATGGTGGGTTGCTCTTGAATTATATTTGCCTTCCTTCCTAAATATATTTCTACTTGCTCTTTAAACTCTTTTGGATTAGGTATTTCACCTTTCCTATCATACTCTTTATAAACCTCATCAATCGCATCTTCTAGTTTATTCATTGCACGTCTTATGGTGCTATTATTTTTTTGGGATTTTGAAAATATCGCTTCATCGTGTTTGAAGTTGTCGTCCTTGTTTCCGAATTGTTCTGGTTTAATTGACTTTTTGAGTGATATGCGAAATGGTTTGTAAGACTTCCTGCCGTTACTGGAAATTACAGCATATCGGTAACTCACCTCTGCCATTATAGTTCGCTTAGTCTTGACTTTACCTCGGTTGGATTCTAAAAAATATCTTATTTTCGGCTCTTCCATCACCGTAAAGATAATATTTCAGCGGAATTTACAGCGGAATTTTGTGTTGTTAGATGGAAATATTTGAAAAGTATTGAAACTTAGAACAGTTGTAATACCTTTTATAACAGTTTGTTTTGAAAGGGTTTGAAAAGTATTGGTCAGAATTGGAATATAAAATTGTAGTTCTGGAGGTACCACAAAAACCCTGAAACATTTGTTTTGGGGTTTTTTGTTTTTTAATCTTGAGCATTCTATATAAAAAAAGCGCTTCAAAATTTGAAGCGCTTTTTAAGTTCTTAAAAGAAAAAGATTAGATACCTAAGTCTTTCTTTACGTCTGCCATAAGATCATAACCATCTGCAAGGATTACTCCAGTTCCAGTTGTAGAGTCTATAACATAATCAAAACCTTTAGCTCTAGCTACTTTTTGAACAGCAACACGAGCTTTCTCGTAAACTGGCTTTAATAGCTCAACTTCTTTCTTTTGAAGATCTTGTAATGCGTTCTGACGGTACTGTGCAATTGTTTGCTCTGTAGTTTGCATTTCTTGGCTACGCTTTGCATTTTCTTCAGCAGTTTTACTTTCTGCTTCTTGTGAGTATTGCTTGTATGTATTAGAGAACTCTGTCATCATTGTTTTGATCTCTGCATCATACGTGTTTTGAAGCTTCTCCAAATCGCTCATCGCTGTTTTATAGCCTGGCATAGCTTCTATTAGCTCTTGAGATGCAATGTGGGCTACTTTGCTTTGTGCCTGTGTAAATGCAACTGCTCCAATAGTTAAAGCGAATGCTATAATGAGATTTTTGTACTGTTTCATTTTAAAAATAATTAAGTGTTAATTTTTGTATTTATTATTATGTTGATTTTTTGGTCTATTGACCTCCGTTTTCTCGTTCTTCTTTTGCTTTTTCTCTTGCTTCGAGTATAGAGTCTTTGCGTCTTTGGCGCTCTTCTAAAAGCTTAGCTCTTCGAGCTTCATATTCTGTTTTTCTAGCATCTCTTATACTGTCACGTTGTCTTTTACGTTCTTCAATTAAAGTTTCGCGCTCGTTTTTCTTTTCTTGAATTTCTTGTTCTTTAGCTTCATCTGCAGCAGCTTCTTCTACACTTTTGTATTCTTCTTCAAGTACTTCTTCTTTTTCCTTTTTGCTAGAGACTTGCTTTCTCTTAGCAGCTCTATTAATGCTTCTTAAAATTTGGTCACTAATATCGTGACGCTCTGCAGCAAATAACATAACTAAGTCATTGCTTTTTTCAAAAACAAAATCGTACTTTTTTGCTTCAGATATTTCTTGAACTGCTGCAAAAACTTGGTCTTGTACCGGTTGTACAAGTCTTCGCTTTTGTATCATTAAATCTCCTTCTGGACCAAATCTGTCTTGTTGGTAGCTATATATTGCTTCACGTTCATATTTAATGTCTTCCTCGCGCTCTTCAATAAGTTCTTTAGTAAGTAGGGCTCTTTCATTGTCAAGGTTTCTCTGCATATCTTCAATTGCAGCCATTTTCTGTTCAATTTCAGATTTCCACTTTTGTACTCTACCGTTTAGTTGCGTTTCGGCTTCTTTATACTCAGGTACATTCTCTAAAATGTAATCCATATCAATATAACCTACTCTAAGGCTTCTGCCTTGAGCTTGAGATTGATGAAGACCAAAAAACAACAATGCTGTTACTACTAAAAGAACTCTTGTTTTCATACGTATTATGTTTATAGAAATAATCGTGCCAAATTAAAACTGTTGTCCAATAATGAAATGTGTTTCCCAACCATTAGACCCTGTTGTACCTGGAATAGGATCAAATCCGTATCCGAAATCTATACCTAATAATCCAAATGCAGGCATAAATATACGTAATCCTATACCAGCAGACCTATTTAATTGAAATGGATTAAAATCTCTAAATCCATCATAAGAAGCTCCACCTTCTGCAAATGCTAACATATAAATTGAAGCTGCAGGTTTAAGTGTAATTGGGTGACGTAACTCTAACGAGTATTTGTTATAAATTGTTGCACCATCATTTTGAGTGGCTTGACTTAAAGAACTTCTGTCAATTGGTACAAGGGATTGGTTAGGGTAACCTCTTAATGCTATTGTTTCTCTACCATCTAAGCTAAATCCTCCAAGACCGTCTCCACCTAAGAAAAATCTTTCGAATGGAGGAACACCTCTATCTGAATTGTAGGCGCCTAAGAAACCATACTCTGCACTTGTTTTTAATACAAATTTTCCAACTAAACGATTATACCAAGTACCGTTAAATTTAATCTTGTAGTACTCTAGCCACTTAAATTTTTCTTGATCTACTTCGGCAGCTGTTAATGTACCGTCTTCCTGTTGTTGATTAAGCGCTTCGTAATCTGTACCATTCCATAATGAATATGGTGGTGACAATTTTGCAGTTACAGAAAACTGAGAACCAGATGTTGGGAACACAGGATTTGTTGCAGTGTTATCTCTGCTCAATCCAACAGTTAAAGCAAGGTTGTTTGAGTATCCGTCTCCAAAAGTAAATAAGCCAGTATTGTAGTTTTGAAGGTTAAAGTGCTGAAAGCTAATTGCTCCAGATAATGTAAAGAAGTCATCTGGTACTCTAAGTCTTTTAGCAAGACCTAAAGAACCACCAGTAATTAAAAACCTTCTATTTCTGTCTGTGTCTCTTTGTTGTGCGTTATAAAAATACTGTACAGTATGAGAAAGTGACGCAGAAAGTCTTACAGGTTTCTTGCCGCCTAACCAAGGTTCTGAGAAGCTTAAACTATACGTTTCGTAAAAGCTACTAGCTTGTGCTCTTACAGATAGTTGTTGGCCATCTCCCATAGGTAATGGTTTGTAGGCTTCTTTGTTAAATATATTTCTTATTGAAAAGTTGTTAAAAGATAGCCCTAGTGTACCTACAAAGCCACCGCCACCATAACCACCTTGTAGTTCAATTTGGCTTGATCCTTTTTCTACAACAGGGAAAACCATATCTAAGGTTCCTGAGTTAGGATCTACGTTTTTAAACTGTGGTTCTAAAACTTCTGGATCAAAAAACCCAAGTTGTCCTAATTCTCTAATGGTTCTTACTACATTACTCTTGCTGTATTTTTGACCAGGTTTAACGCGTAATTCTCTATATATTACATTGTCATTAGTCTTGTCGTTACCAGTTACGGTAACGTGATCAAAATAAGCTATCTTGTTTTCTGAAATTCTAATTTCAAAATCTATGGTGTCATTATAAACTCTAGTTTCAACAGGGTTAATGGTTGAAAATAAATAACCATTATTTTGATAAAGGTTGGTAAGATCTACAGCATCTGGTTTTGTAGGGTCTGCAACTTGCTTTTCTAATAATGTACCATTGTAAACGTCACCTTTCTGAACATTAACAATTTGTTTTAACTGCTCATCTGAATAAACGCTGTTTCCTAAGAATGAGATGTTACCAAAGTAGTAACGGTTTCCTTCTTCTACATCTAACTCTAAAACAATACTATTATCATCTTTCTTTATAATAGTGTCATTAGTAATCCTTGCATCTCTATAACCTTTTTCTTTGTACTTTTTAATAAGGCTAGCCTTGTCACTTTTATACTCTTCTGCAATAAACTTAGATCTTTTCCAGAATCTCCAGAATTTCTTCTCCTTAGTTTTTTTCAGTTGTTTACTAAGCTTAGCGTCTGAAAGTGCTTCATTGCCATTAAATTGAATGTCATCAATTTTTACTTTTTCACCTTTATCTACATCAACAACCATTAGCACCTTATTGGAGTTAGGTAAGGTATCTTCAACTTTTACGGTGTTAATCTTAACTTTAGCGTTTAAGTAACCTTCTTCTTTATAAGAATTGGCAATACGGTTTTGTGTTGTTGTAATGAGGTTTTCTGTAACTCTTTTTCCTGCAGTTAACTTATTTTCTTTAATAAGCTCTTCTTTTTTCTTTTTGCGTTTAAGACCTCTAATTTTTGTTTCGGCAAGTTCAGGAAGTTCTTGAATTTCTATCTCAAGATCAACTACATCTCCTGTTATCTTAGTTACATATATATTAATGTCTGAAAACAAACCTAAATCCCATAGCTTATTAAGTACTTTACTAATCTTAGTACCTGGAATGAAAATTTGTTCACCAGTTTTAAGGTTTGTAAATGCAATTACTGTTTGCTCGTTATAACTCGTTGTTCCAGTTACATTAATTTCACCAATAGTATACTTAGTACTGTTAGGTGGAAGTTCTTTATCTTGAGCTTGGGTTGCAAAAGTTACTCCTATAAAAAATAGAAGGGTAAATAGTTTTTGTGTCATTCCTGCTTTAACTAAGTTGTTCACTCGTTTTTCCAAATCGGCGTTCTCTATTTTGATAATTGTGAATGGCATTTAATAGGTCCTTCTTTCTGAAATCTGGCCATAATACCTCGGTAAAAAATAATTCTGCATATGCAATTTGCCATAAAAGAAAATTGCTAATACGTTGTTCTCCGCTTGTGCGAATAAGAAGATCTACATCTGGTAAAAAATTTGTGTATAAATGCTCTTCTATTAATTTGGTGGTAATATCTTCTGGTGTAATTTGATTAGAAGCAACTTGCTCTCCAATACCTTTAACCATTTGAAGTATTTCTTCTCTAGAACCATAACTTAATGCAAGTGTTAGGTTCATATGAGTATTGTCTTTTGTTTTCTCTTTTACTTCTGCCAGTTCCTTTTGGGCTTTTTTAGGAAGACTTGAAATTGTACCTATTGTAGAAAGTTTGATTTTGTTATCCTGCAGTGTTTTAATCTCTTTTTTTAGAGAAGACACTAAAAGATTCATAAGCTTATCCACCTCAAATTTAGGACGATTCCAATTTTCTGTTGAAAATGCATAGAGTGTTAAATTCTTAACTCCTAATTCTGCACAACCCTCAACAGCTTCTCTAACTGCTTTTGTGCCCTTTTCATGACCAGCTACTCTTAACAAGCCTTGCTTCTTTGCCCATCTTCCATTACCATCCATAATTATGGCAATGTGTTTTGGTAAAGCGTCTTTATTTATAGTATAGTCTTTGCCCATATTATTAGAAGTTGCAATAACAAGGTTTTCTACCAAAAGAGTAGGTTAGTGTAATGCCTGTAAAGACATACCAATCATTAGTGTTTATATTTCCAAATGGTTGTGCGCCGCCATCAGAACCTAGTTCTTCAGGATTGCTGCCATCTAAATTGTCTGTAAATGTATAGCGTGCGCCTACTTCAAAACCAGCAATTAAATGCCTGCCAATGGTTGCTTTAAAGCCCACAACTGCAGGTATTGCTATATTTATATTGTCGCCACCACGCTTTAGCTCTATACCATCTCTAAAAATTTGATTAGCATAAAAGCCAGTTAATCCTGTGTATAGGTAAGGTACGGCTTGTCTTTTGCCGTTATGCAGATTCCATTCCCAAAATGTATACTCTATACCCAAAGAAGCTTCTGTAATATTGTTAGTAAACTCATAACCTCTTTGTTGCCTTCTTGGCTCGTCTGAGTTAGCATCATCTGCATTAATTTCTGCGTGCAATAATGAAAACCTAAAAGAGTGCCTGTCACTGCGATTCCATTTGAACAACAAGCCGCCAGCCAACGAGTTAGGGTTTATGAAGCTAGAGTTGCCGACGTCTCCAATATAATTGGCGCCACCAACAAAGCCACCTATCTCATAGGTTTGTGAATACGTGTAAGTTGTACAAAAAATCATGATGATAAATGCGGTTAAATGCCTCATAGATTTTCAAAAGTTTGCAAATATAACAATAAAGTTCTCGTGCGTTGAATTTTCGACGATTTTGTCGTATTCTTAAAACACATCTATTAGATATTTATTGCTTTAATTGCGCTTGTCCTGACCCCAAAGTAACTTTTTCCTTAAAGTCTTAGGAAAGCTTGAGCCGTTTAGTTCTACTAAATGAATTTGAAACGGCGCCTTTTGTACTGTAAGGACGCTGTTTTTTTGAAGTGTTGCAATTCTTGAGTCCATACTTACTAAAAAAGTATCTTCTCGGGTAGAAACTTTTAATTTAATCTTGGTGTCATCCTTTATGATTAAAGGTCTGGCGTTAAGGTTATGTGGAGCAATTGGAGTTAATACAAAATTTTGAGTGTCTGGCATTATAACTGGACCACCACAACTTAAAGAATATCCTGTAGATCCAGTTGGAGTAGATACAATTAAACCATCTGCCCAATAAGCATTAAGATAATTGTCATTCAACCAGGTTTCCACAGTAATCATAGAAGTAGTGTTTCTCCTACTTACAGCAATTTCGTTTAATGCAAAGTTAAAATCGTTTATAGTAGCAGGCTCTTGTTCTGAGTTGATTTGTAAAACACTTCGTTTAGAAATAGAGTAATCTCCAGATAAAATATGACTAATACTTTCTTTTATCTCTTCTTTTTGTATTGTAGCTAGAAAACCTAAGCGGCCAGTATTAATTCCTACAATGGGAATGTTGTGGTGTCTTACATAGTAAATGGTTTTTAAGATTGTACCATCGCCACCTATGCTAAAAAAAAGATCATAACTGTCATCCAACTCTTCAAAAGTAGAAAAGTGATTGTACTCTTTCTTTATAGTCTCGTGATGATTAATTATATCTAGGAAGTTTTCCTCTATAATTACATCAATTTGAGCTCTATCTAACTCATCTAGTAATTCTTGTATGTACTTACCAGCGTCTTGATGGTAAAATTGACCATATATACCTACTTTCATAACTTATATATTTAGGTATTTGTCAAGATATTTTGAACGGTCTTTTAAATTCTTGTAAAAGGTATCTTCTTGATGGGAAGAAACTATACTATAACCATATCTTCTAAAAGATTGTAAGACTTCATTTATGGCAGATTGCCCAATCTTTATTGTAAGCTGAACCATATCTTTCTCCATTTTTGAAATAAACGCACCAAGCACATTTGCCTCGTTAGATTCAACTATCTGTGAAATTTCACTAAATGAGTAATCGTTTATACCTTTTTCTACAACTAAAATACCACCAGCTTCATTTAAGAAAGGTGTTTCATTAAATAAGCTTAGAATATCATTTAACTCAACGTAGCCAAGATATTTTTGATTTTCATCCAATACAGGCATTAAATTGGTATGGTTTTGAGCAAAGTTCTCTAACACATCTAGCCAGTTATCTGTAATTCTGCAGAAAAAAGTTTCAAATGCATACTGGCAATCTTGCAATGTCTTTCCAGATTCAAAACAACGTACATCATTTTCAGAAATACAGCCAATATAAACACCATTTCTAGCAACAGGAATATGTGTATAAGTAAGTTGGTCAAAAACATCTTTAACTAAGGCTATGTCCTGATTAATATCTTGTATGTCTATATCATTAATGATATAATCTTCAAAAAGCATATGCAAATTTTACTTGCAAATTAATCAATTTTAAAGACACCACCATGGTGCAACTTTGTATTTTTGTAATTCAATAATAAGTTATGACAAAATTAAGTGTAAATATTAATAAGATAGCTACTCTTAGAAACTCGAGAGGTGGCAATTATCCAAATGTAGTTCAAGTAGCTAAAGATGTGGAGCGTTTTGGTGGTCAAGGTATTACTGTGCATCCTAGGCCAGATGAGCGCCATATACGTTATCAAGATGTTAGAGATTTGGCACCTATTGTGACTACTGAGTTTAATATAGAGGGAAATCCAAATCCTAAGTTTATAGATTTGGTGTTGCAAAACAAACCGACACAAGTTACTTTAGTGCCCGATGCTGTTGATGCTATTACATCTAATGCTGGTTGGGATACTGTAAAGCATAAAGACTTTTTAACTGAAATTATTTCAGAGTTTAAAAACAACGGTATCCGTACATCTGTATTTGTAGATCCTGTTGCGGCAATGATTGAAGGTGCTTCAAAAATTGGAGCAGATCGCATTGAGCTTTATACAGAAGCTTTTGCAGATAAATTTACTATTAGCCCAGAAGAAGCTGTAAGACCATATACAGAAAGTGCAATGTTGGCACATTCTTTAAATTTGGGCATAAATGCAGGGCATGATCTGTCTCTTAAAAACATTGCTTATTTTAAAGAAAAGGTGCCATATTTATTAGAGGTGTCAATAGGGCATGCATTAATAGGAGAAAGTCTTTACTTGGGTCTTGAAACTGTTATTTCTAATTATTTAAAAGCATTA
This region of Croceibacter atlanticus HTCC2559 genomic DNA includes:
- a CDS encoding pyridoxine 5'-phosphate synthase; translation: MTKLSVNINKIATLRNSRGGNYPNVVQVAKDVERFGGQGITVHPRPDERHIRYQDVRDLAPIVTTEFNIEGNPNPKFIDLVLQNKPTQVTLVPDAVDAITSNAGWDTVKHKDFLTEIISEFKNNGIRTSVFVDPVAAMIEGASKIGADRIELYTEAFADKFTISPEEAVRPYTESAMLAHSLNLGINAGHDLSLKNIAYFKEKVPYLLEVSIGHALIGESLYLGLETVISNYLKALK
- a CDS encoding isoprenyl transferase is translated as MGKDYTINKDALPKHIAIIMDGNGRWAKKQGLLRVAGHEKGTKAVREAVEGCAELGVKNLTLYAFSTENWNRPKFEVDKLMNLLVSSLKKEIKTLQDNKIKLSTIGTISSLPKKAQKELAEVKEKTKDNTHMNLTLALSYGSREEILQMVKGIGEQVASNQITPEDITTKLIEEHLYTNFLPDVDLLIRTSGEQRISNFLLWQIAYAELFFTEVLWPDFRKKDLLNAIHNYQNRERRFGKTSEQLS
- a CDS encoding OmpH family outer membrane protein, whose translation is MKTRVLLVVTALLFFGLHQSQAQGRSLRVGYIDMDYILENVPEYKEAETQLNGRVQKWKSEIEQKMAAIEDMQRNLDNERALLTKELIEEREEDIKYEREAIYSYQQDRFGPEGDLMIQKRRLVQPVQDQVFAAVQEISEAKKYDFVFEKSNDLVMLFAAERHDISDQILRSINRAAKRKQVSSKKEKEEVLEEEYKSVEEAAADEAKEQEIQEKKNERETLIEERKRQRDSIRDARKTEYEARRAKLLEERQRRKDSILEAREKAKEERENGGQ
- the porG gene encoding type IX secretion system protein PorG, which produces MRHLTAFIIMIFCTTYTYSQTYEIGGFVGGANYIGDVGNSSFINPNSLAGGLLFKWNRSDRHSFRFSLLHAEINADDANSDEPRRQQRGYEFTNNITEASLGIEYTFWEWNLHNGKRQAVPYLYTGLTGFYANQIFRDGIELKRGGDNINIAIPAVVGFKATIGRHLIAGFEVGARYTFTDNLDGSNPEELGSDGGAQPFGNINTNDWYVFTGITLTYSFGRKPCYCNF
- the bamA gene encoding outer membrane protein assembly factor BamA, encoding MTQKLFTLLFFIGVTFATQAQDKELPPNSTKYTIGEINVTGTTSYNEQTVIAFTNLKTGEQIFIPGTKISKVLNKLWDLGLFSDINIYVTKITGDVVDLEIEIQELPELAETKIRGLKRKKKKEELIKENKLTAGKRVTENLITTTQNRIANSYKEEGYLNAKVKINTVKVEDTLPNSNKVLMVVDVDKGEKVKIDDIQFNGNEALSDAKLSKQLKKTKEKKFWRFWKRSKFIAEEYKSDKASLIKKYKEKGYRDARITNDTIIKKDDNSIVLELDVEEGNRYYFGNISFLGNSVYSDEQLKQIVNVQKGDVYNGTLLEKQVADPTKPDAVDLTNLYQNNGYLFSTINPVETRVYNDTIDFEIRISENKIAYFDHVTVTGNDKTNDNVIYRELRVKPGQKYSKSNVVRTIRELGQLGFFDPEVLEPQFKNVDPNSGTLDMVFPVVEKGSSQIELQGGYGGGGFVGTLGLSFNNFSIRNIFNKEAYKPLPMGDGQQLSVRAQASSFYETYSLSFSEPWLGGKKPVRLSASLSHTVQYFYNAQQRDTDRNRRFLITGGSLGLAKRLRVPDDFFTLSGAISFQHFNLQNYNTGLFTFGDGYSNNLALTVGLSRDNTATNPVFPTSGSQFSVTAKLSPPYSLWNGTDYEALNQQQEDGTLTAAEVDQEKFKWLEYYKIKFNGTWYNRLVGKFVLKTSAEYGFLGAYNSDRGVPPFERFFLGGDGLGGFSLDGRETIALRGYPNQSLVPIDRSSLSQATQNDGATIYNKYSLELRHPITLKPAASIYMLAFAEGGASYDGFRDFNPFQLNRSAGIGLRIFMPAFGLLGIDFGYGFDPIPGTTGSNGWETHFIIGQQF
- a CDS encoding NAD kinase; its protein translation is MKVGIYGQFYHQDAGKYIQELLDELDRAQIDVIIEENFLDIINHHETIKKEYNHFSTFEELDDSYDLFFSIGGDGTILKTIYYVRHHNIPIVGINTGRLGFLATIQKEEIKESISHILSGDYSISKRSVLQINSEQEPATINDFNFALNEIAVSRRNTTSMITVETWLNDNYLNAYWADGLIVSTPTGSTGYSLSCGGPVIMPDTQNFVLTPIAPHNLNARPLIIKDDTKIKLKVSTREDTFLVSMDSRIATLQKNSVLTVQKAPFQIHLVELNGSSFPKTLRKKLLWGQDKRN
- a CDS encoding site-specific integrase: MAEVSYRYAVISSNGRKSYKPFRISLKKSIKPEQFGNKDDNFKHDEAIFSKSQKNNSTIRRAMNKLEDAIDEVYKEYDRKGEIPNPKEFKEQVEIYLGRKANIIQEQPTILEYLNSRIAKDKDNLRRGVQKGRKNSTIKTYNTLARDLENYNLATGNSLRFETFTDDNYWNFFDTLDAILKGKYSIDNPNQPKKQIIKEYGFLKNSLRKKQTSFLSLFKEALEKGFTSDFNPSQKNLLVERSESSKDLYIREDELQSIIDANVSHDTALQNAKEYILIASLTASRNETMNVLYKEPIQTYNSEGITFDYFHSKHNKTGTECFIPILKPVSEIIKNYNGTFPKFYANSKTNSNLKDLFEVIGLEREVNVKLDTYKSGLFEFKKPLFEAISTHDAKKTFTSILANYQIPENIVSNVTHPDKPSKNRMFDTYNKQSMLDKAKQFAMEINKINSNIFKL
- a CDS encoding CBS domain-containing protein gives rise to the protein MLFEDYIINDIDIQDINQDIALVKDVFDQLTYTHIPVARNGVYIGCISENDVRCFESGKTLQDCQYAFETFFCRITDNWLDVLENFAQNHTNLMPVLDENQKYLGYVELNDILSLFNETPFLNEAGGILVVEKGINDYSFSEISQIVESNEANVLGAFISKMEKDMVQLTIKIGQSAINEVLQSFRRYGYSIVSSHQEDTFYKNLKDRSKYLDKYLNI
- a CDS encoding OmpH family outer membrane protein, with the translated sequence MKQYKNLIIAFALTIGAVAFTQAQSKVAHIASQELIEAMPGYKTAMSDLEKLQNTYDAEIKTMMTEFSNTYKQYSQEAESKTAEENAKRSQEMQTTEQTIAQYRQNALQDLQKKEVELLKPVYEKARVAVQKVARAKGFDYVIDSTTGTGVILADGYDLMADVKKDLGI